The Prochlorococcus marinus str. MIT 1214 sequence AGGAATACATTTTAATTGATGAACTATCTGCGATTCACTCAGGAGTAAAAGCTAGCCAGGGTTCATTCTCCTTGCCCTTTGATGGTTGGATTGTTAATGATGGCAAGAAGACTTCAATTGAAGCAGCAACAGTTGCAGGTGACATCTTAAATGTCTTAAAAAGTATCGTTAAAATTGAAGATGATCAGACCGTTACACATCAAGGAATTAGTCCCCACGTTTGGGTTGAGAACATGTCCATAACTGGTGAAGCGTGAAAATAGTTTTTTGGGGAACGCCTAAATATTCTGCTGAAAATTTAATAAGCATCGTTAGCTCGGGACTTGATGTAATTGCCGTCGTTACTCAACCGGATAAAAAGCGAGGTCGTGGAAACCAATTGTCTCCATCCCCAGTAAAAGAAGCTGCAATGGAGTTAGGTATACCCGTCTTTACAACAAAGTCAATAACTAAGGATCAAAATACCAAAGACATTCTCAAAAAATTGAAAGCTGATGTTTATGTAGTCGTTGCTTTTGGACAAATTCTACCGAGAGAAATATTAGACCTACCAAAGCTGGGATGCTGGAATAGTCACGCATCTTTGTTACCTGTTTGGAGAGGAGCGGCACCAATCCAGTGGAGCATTATTAATGATGATGCAACGACAGGTATATGTATTATGTACATGGAAGAAGGGTTAGATACAGGACCCGTTATTGAACAGGAGGTAACGGTGATCAATGATTCAGATAATCTAGAGTTACTTACGAATAGACTTTCGAAAATATCCTCAAAGCTATTAGTTAAAGCACTTGAAAGGATAAGTCATACCAAATGTATTAATAAATCAACAATGCTAGATGAATTAAATGCTGTTGAACAGTCTAAATTAAATGGTAATCCGAGTTATGCAAGGCAAATTAAAAAAGAAGATTATCTAATAAATTGGAACAAGAATGCAAGACAAATCATAAAGAAAATACAAGGGTTATATCCAAATGCATATACTCTATATAAAGGTAAAAGAATAAAAATCCTGGAAGCTACAACAAATATTAATAACGATCAATTGCTTGAAAGTCAAAGTATAGATACTGAACCTACAGAAGATAACATACCAGGAGAAATAACTATGATCGATAAACAGGACGGCATAAAAATAATGACGAATGATTTTCCGATCCAAATTAAATGTGCTCAATTAGAAGGGAAAAAGCCAACAGATAGTTATACTTTTTCGGTTCAATGCAAACTTCGAATTAATAATATATTGGGTAACTAGAGATAATTAATATTATTTATTTTGCTTGAAAAGCCCCATAGAAAAAGGATTAACATAACTAAGAAGAATAAATATTCGGGAACGACTAATTGTGAGAATATTAATTGGAGGATTAACTTTATCCCAATAATGCCAACTGCAATATAACCTGCTTTTTCCAAATTTGTATATATCTCAAGCCATTTAATAAATAACCCAGAAGTAAAACGTAATGCAATAACTCCTATTATTGCGCCTGTTATAACCAATAGAAATTGATCACTTATAGCAACTGCTGCAGTAATACTATCGATAGAAAAAGCTAAATCAGTTACTGATAATAGAAGGATAACTTTTACTATTGAACTTTCAGTCTTTTTATTATTATTATTTTCATTAGTGGAAATTTCATTAATGGAGATAAGCTTTGATATTGATAGAGATATCAAATAAGTACCACCAATAAGTTTTACTGGCCAGAAATCCAGGATGAATTGTGCAGCAAGAATTACAAGTATTCTAAATATTAAAGCAATAAATATCCCTATGTTTAGTGATCTTTTTTGAAGATCTATATTATTTAAGTTCTTTGTTATTGAGGCTAGAGCTACAGCATTATCAGCAGACAATACGAGCTCTAACGAAACAATAATTGGTAAGAGAGGGGCTAGCTCAACCCATCTATCTATACCATCAAGTAAAGGAGTTAAGGATCTGAGAGATGCTGAATCCATTAAATTAAGAAAAAAAGAGCTATTTATTCTGCCTGTTTGGTATATGTTAACTCTAATAATTCTTATTAGGGTAAATTCAGAAGGGTTATGCGAATTGATTCAAAACTTTGCCATATATCCGAGAATAAGGCTGTAGTTCAAGTTATAGGATGGCATAATGACAAAAATCTAGGAAGTGCTTTAGCCGAAGGGCCCACAGTTGAAGTTGCCGAGGACAATGCAATATCAAGACTAAAAAAAAGGTTAAAGTCAGTCACAAATAATGATACATATATAAGTTCAATTAATGAAGAAATAACTAAATCTACATTGAAAGTTCAATTACCAAATAGTAATAAAATTGAGAAAAGTAATGTCAATCATGAACCGAGTGATTGGAGCAACGAATTAACTGCAATTGATTTAGAAATTCAACGTTTAAATTGGAGTCGAGATGATGAAATTAGTTTTCTAGAAAAAAAATTAGGATACAACAATCGAAACAAAATAACTAATTATAGTGATATTGTAAATTATTTAAACCTTTTAAAAAATGAGAACCAGCAAAAACAACATAAGGGTTTTGAAGTAAATATTAATAGTTTAATTGATGAGTCAGATATGATACTTAGGGATCTATCATGGGACAATATACAGGGAAGAGAATATTTACAAAAGGAGTTTAATGTTTCAACTAGGAAAGAACTTAATGAAAAACAATTAATCTCATTTGTTGAAAAGCTTAAATCAATTAGAAGTCAGTATCTACCTCATTAATACTTCTCAATGCGATAAACAAAATGATATAGTAATATGAATATATAAAGTAACGAAGAATAGTGTCTTTAGAGTCAATAGCAAATTATTTAGAAAATCATCAGTTAACAAATGAGTTGATTGTAAGAACAAATAGAGAAGATAGATTAATATTAACTGGAGCATCACGTACAGCAAAAGCATTAATTACAACTTCGCTTGCTAAAAAAGGATCAAAAATATTATTAGTAATAGTACCTACATTAGAAGATGCTACCAGGTGGTTTCCTCTAGTAAATGAATGTGGATGGAGCAAGACATGTTTGTATCCAACGAGCGAAGTATCACCATATGATTCTGTACAAGTAACCTCAGAAATCATATGGGGCCAATTGCAAGTTCTTAGTGATATATTAGAGTTGAAAGAAGATGAAAATATTGCAATAATTGCTACTGAAAGGTCATTGCAACCTCATCTCCCTCCATTTGAATATCTAAAATCAAAGTGTATTAAATTAAATGTAGGGGATGAATTAAACCTACGTGAATTATCTTTAAAATTAAGTGAATCTGGTTATATTAAGTCTAGTAATATTGATCAAGAGGGGACATGGACACGACGTGGAGATATTATTGATATCTATCCTGTTAGTAGTGAACTACCAATTAGATTGGAGTTGTTTGGTGATAAATTAGAGAAGATTAAAGAATTTGATCCAATATCACAACGATCATTGGATCAAATTGATAACGTATGTATTACACCGACAGGTTTTGATCCACTAATCATCGATAAGCTTTTATCAATTAAAGATAAGGATCTATCAATTTTGTTTTCGGATGATGAGTACTCTGAGTTAGTAAATTCTAATTCTTTAGAATCAGCAAAAAAATATTTAGGTGTT is a genomic window containing:
- the fmt gene encoding methionyl-tRNA formyltransferase is translated as MKIVFWGTPKYSAENLISIVSSGLDVIAVVTQPDKKRGRGNQLSPSPVKEAAMELGIPVFTTKSITKDQNTKDILKKLKADVYVVVAFGQILPREILDLPKLGCWNSHASLLPVWRGAAPIQWSIINDDATTGICIMYMEEGLDTGPVIEQEVTVINDSDNLELLTNRLSKISSKLLVKALERISHTKCINKSTMLDELNAVEQSKLNGNPSYARQIKKEDYLINWNKNARQIIKKIQGLYPNAYTLYKGKRIKILEATTNINNDQLLESQSIDTEPTEDNIPGEITMIDKQDGIKIMTNDFPIQIKCAQLEGKKPTDSYTFSVQCKLRINNILGN
- a CDS encoding TerC family protein produces the protein MDSASLRSLTPLLDGIDRWVELAPLLPIIVSLELVLSADNAVALASITKNLNNIDLQKRSLNIGIFIALIFRILVILAAQFILDFWPVKLIGGTYLISLSISKLISINEISTNENNNNKKTESSIVKVILLLSVTDLAFSIDSITAAVAISDQFLLVITGAIIGVIALRFTSGLFIKWLEIYTNLEKAGYIAVGIIGIKLILQLIFSQLVVPEYLFFLVMLILFLWGFSSKINNINYL